One genomic window of Etheostoma spectabile isolate EspeVRDwgs_2016 chromosome 5, UIUC_Espe_1.0, whole genome shotgun sequence includes the following:
- the sprn2 gene encoding shadow of prion protein 2 has protein sequence MSVLQKLPLTVALCLLLLATLLPSSEARRGGGRGGFGGGGFNRGGGNSRGWGGGGGQAYRPVQSSGPSAGKVAGAAAAGAIGGAMIGSALSRPGYGGGYGGYGGGYGGGYGGYGGGYGYPRYGVGGGYGPRPGYEPEGSGDMEYYTAASSGPIYNSIIVVIGSLMSLLMGHWVAVM, from the coding sequence ATGTCTGTTCTGCAGAAGCTCCCCCTCACAGTGGCCCTTTGCCTGCTGCTCCTCGCCACACTGTTACCCAGCTCTGAAGCCCGGCGCGGTGGTGGTCGTGGGGGTTTTGGAGGTGGTGGATTTAACAGAGGTGGTGGCAATAGCCGGGGCTGGGGCGGTGGGGGAGGCCAGGCCTACAGACCGGTCCAGAGCAGTGGCCCCAGTGCAGGGAAAGTAGCTGGGGCAGCTGCAGCGGGCGCCATAGGAGGAGCAATGATTGGTTCTGCCCTGAGCCGCCCTGGGTATGGTGGAGGATATGGAGGGTATGGTGGAGGGTATGGTGGAGGGTATGGAGGATATGGAGGGGGGTATGGCTACCCACGATATGGAGTTGGGGGTGGCTACGGGCCTAGGCCTGGCTACGAGCCAGAGGGCTCTGGAGATATGGAGTACTACACTGCGGCATCCAGCGGCCCCATCTACAACAGTATCATCGTTGTGATTGGGTCCCTAATGTCCCTGCTGATGGGCCACTGGGTGGCAGTCATGTAG